One Deinococcus sp. AB2017081 genomic window, ACGCAGCCTGTCCGACGTCCAGGTGCATGCCCATCTTGCCGGCTTTCTGGGCTACAGCCCTGCCCGATACGCTCCGGACGGCGAGCAAGACCGCTTTCTGATGTCGTGCTGGGGCACGATGCTGACCCGCCTGCAGCCGTACCTCACGCCCGGCGTGCTGGCGATGACCAGCGCCAGATCGTTCGATCCGGCTGACCTGCGCCAGGCAACGGTCACCGTGTACCTCCAGTTCCGCGAGGACAGCCTCTCGGCAACGCGGCCCGTGTTTGACCTGCTGGTGCAGGGGTTGATGCGCGGTGCGGTTCGTGGGTACGACCAGTTGAGTGACCAGGATCCGGAGCCACTCCTCCTCGCGATCGACGAGGGCGGCGCGGTGCCGATCCCGAACCTGCCGGATTTCATCGCCCTGGCCGCCAGCCGGGAGATCAGCATCATGTTGTACGTGCAGTCTCTGTCGCACCTGCAGCGCGCCTACGGTGAGGCCGACACCGAGATCATCCTGGACAACATGCACCATCAGGTGTACTACCCGCCGCGCGGCGCGAAGACCCTCCAGATGGTCAGCAACCTGAGCGGCCGCATGTCCGTCGACGAGGAGCGGGTCACTGAGGGGCGAGGTGGGCAGACCTCGGTGAGCCGGGGTGAGCGGGATCGGCCGCTGGTGACGCCGGACGAACTCCGCAAATTCCCAGCGGATACGGTGGTGGTGGTCAGTGATGACCTTCCGCTCATCAAGGCGACGCGGGTCGAGTACTTCCAGCATCCGCGTATGCGTGGCCTGCTGGATCCGGATCTCTTCCCGCCGTTGCCGATTGCCCCCCTGGTCATCAACGAGGACTTGGGAGAAGCAGCGGTGATCACGAAAGCGTCCTTGCCTACCTCTAAGGCTAAAGACACTGCCCCAGTTGACTGGCAGAAATATGAGGATATCGACGACTGACCTGACCTGACTTACTCCAAGGCCGTCACATAGGCTCGCGCAGCCTCCAGGGCGGCCTTGTCGCTGTCGATCTCAAGTTCACTGAATGCCAGCGGGGTGATAATCCTCGCCGTTCACCTCCAGAAAGTACTTCTCCTCTCTAGCTTGCTCGAAGGGACTTCCTGGAAGGGCACGCGACGTCATCTCGACTGCTCCTACCTTGACACTATGGCGGTTGAGGATGCCCTGCCAGATCACACGCTCGCTCATGAAAACAGCCTGCCACAGCAGCCTCAACTAAATCTGTCACGAAGCCTGACTGGTCAATTCAATCGTATCCAGTACCCGATGTGGTGAATCTGGTGCGCTACACAGAGGCCGTGAAGAAACAACACCACCCCCCGCGTCCCATCAGTGGCAATCCAGATCTGGTCATCACGATCCGCCACGATCCGGCAGCAAGCCGGCGGCTCAGAGAGATTGTGCTTGCTGCCTCCGGGCGTGCCCGGGCAGTCCAGGCCAGTCGAGCCCCCAGTCCGGAAGAGAAGCAGTGACCACGCCGAGCCTCCGATCCAGATCGGCACCCTGACGATCACCCGCCAGCCGGACGCAAAACGCCGGGCCGCGCTGATTACACTGATTCAAGGCAAGCCGCGGTAACACGGTAGCTACGATGGAACCATGAGCCTTGCCTACGCACGAGAGAAGTTTTCCGTCGCCCGCTACACCCTGGCCAGTGGAACTGGCCGAATTCAAGAGCGTCTCCGGGATGCCTGGGTCTACAGCCTCATAAATGTCATGCCAGAGCGTGATCTTCCACAGAAGCACCTTAGAGCAGAGTTTGAGCAGCACGCTGCACGCATCACTAGTGGGATACCTGTAGGACAGGAGGGAACCATCGCTGCGTACATCAATACGCTCTCAGACGAAGAAGCCCAGGAAGAAGCTGTCTGGATCCTGAGTTTCATCCATCAGATAGCTGATGACGGGGACGAGGAGAACTGACGGACTCCCGCGACATCAGACGTCCTGACGCCCAGCAGCCTTCAGGTAGGCGATCAGGGCGGCCTCGACCACATCCCCAAGGGTCATGCCCTGCAGACCAGCAACGCCAGCAGCAGCGCGCTTGAGCTCCGGCCGGATCCGGACGTTGAGCTGCTCTCGAGGAACGTCCGTGCGCCTCGGTAGGGTCGTGTCTGCGCCCGCCGCACGCCGTCCACGCTGCTGGGGTGGCAGGGCGTAGGCCTCTGGGTTGCGCAGCGCATCTGTTGCCGGGGTAGCCGGTAGAGCAGGCGATGCCGTGACTTCCGGCACTGCTAGCACTTCCGGCTGTACTGGTATGGCTTGCGGCACCTGCTCCACTGGTGCTGCTGGTGCGCTGCTTGT contains:
- a CDS encoding type IV secretory system conjugative DNA transfer family protein, translated to MKRGLTTVLLILAVLLAGGWLYYEAALPAVKQVVRYEQSMVSRRWPAALGDRSLRGVMLFARCSLDRECGRMLNVALPILLKPHVQPWGLLPSLVALAGALYMAVSGRRGRLYTGTWATWSQIRAIAVRFPTRHRGTIMLAARSPRQRQFLSVRAGQRGRRERGHVLVVGPSRSGKSLLLLANLLSWRHSMIVLDVKPELHALSSGSRQHLGPVYVLSPEGIGDQYDPYPDLLTSPEHLLSVAQHMAGVRNEREKIFAERAAFGIAALLRAAQVQGVPTLLYIASVVQGQGLAEYVHALRSLSDVQVHAHLAGFLGYSPARYAPDGEQDRFLMSCWGTMLTRLQPYLTPGVLAMTSARSFDPADLRQATVTVYLQFREDSLSATRPVFDLLVQGLMRGAVRGYDQLSDQDPEPLLLAIDEGGAVPIPNLPDFIALAASREISIMLYVQSLSHLQRAYGEADTEIILDNMHHQVYYPPRGAKTLQMVSNLSGRMSVDEERVTEGRGGQTSVSRGERDRPLVTPDELRKFPADTVVVVSDDLPLIKATRVEYFQHPRMRGLLDPDLFPPLPIAPLVINEDLGEAAVITKASLPTSKAKDTAPVDWQKYEDIDD